One window of the Diospyros lotus cultivar Yz01 chromosome 12, ASM1463336v1, whole genome shotgun sequence genome contains the following:
- the LOC127813956 gene encoding uncharacterized protein LOC127813956 — protein MQILQRLFKAADEQSRQPTTATTNDERAAKSKVVVCFRNCKANRRLKRSAEEANLHHPKVNPFTIFLRRRDIAKTCFYGTLNFKRLGSFNRRQSRIYSMKMKKEGIARGLGVGNKADTAAGSKVLPISEPALSAQGKKEQREIEEKRDEPATGEKSRSRSSSSSRMKELLRWAAAAKSERGKYLGQMMLQLRNRASLKAVPDDDQFSNNESPKISFRWEVESCSTPSSVCSAISMASSHSKINILNDRPINLSSLSSTPLHDLELGSSRRGNWITTDSDFVVLEL, from the exons ATGCAG ATACTTCAGAGGCTGTTCAAGGCAGCAGATGAACAATCAAGACAGCCCACTACTGCTACTACTAACG ATGAAAGGGCTGCCAAGTCAAAGGTAGTAGTTTGCTTCAGGAACTGCAAGGCTAACCGCAGGCTGAAGAGATCAGCGGAAGAAGCCAACTTGCACCACCCAAAAGTGAACCCATTCACCATCTTCTTGCGCAGAAGAGACATTGCCAAGACTTGCTTCTACGGCACGCTTAATTTTAAGAGGCTGGGGAGCTTCAACAGGCGGCAGAGTCGGATCTACTCcatgaaaatgaagaaagaaggCATTGCCAGAGGGCTGGGGGTCGGCAACAAGGCGGATACAGCAGCTGGGAGCAAGGTGCTCCCGATCAGCGAACCGGCATTGTCGGCCCAAGGGAAGAAGGAGCAACGTGAgatagaagaaaagagagacGAGCCCGCCACGGGTGAGAAgagcagaagcagaagcagtAGCAGCTCTAGAATGAAGGAGCTCTTGAGATGGGCTGCTGCTGCTAAATCTGAGAGAGGAAAGTATCTAGGTCAAATG ATGCTGCAGTTGAGGAATAGGGCAAGCCTAAAAGCAGTGCCTGATGATGACCAGTTCAGCAATAATGAGTCTCCGAAGATCAGCTTCAGATGGGAAGTAGAGAGCTGTTCCACCCCTTCCTCTGTTTGCTCTGCGATCTCAATGGCTTCTTCTCATTCCAAGATTAACATTCTTAATGATCGGCCCATTAACCTCTCTTCTTTGAGTTCAACTCCTCTCCATGACTTAGAATTGGGCAGCTCAAGAAGAGGGAATTGGATCACCACAGACTCTGACT TTGTGGTGCTGGAGCTCTGA